The sequence AAAAAATACACCGTGTTTCGGATGTTCATACCTTCAAATTAAAGCTGAAAGTCTGCAGTGAAAGCACATCTTGTTCGTTTCATTTCAAATCTATTGTAATTCAAATCTGACAACTCTaatatttgcaaaataaaatatgcaaaaatagAACATTATACAGTATGGTAAATGGCaccaaacacattcaaatacaattaataataaaaatagtaaatGAAATACTTTGTGGCGCACTCAGAGTAGTGTAACAGAAATGATAAAGATAAACCATAAGTTGTGCATTATGAGCAAAACAAAGAGTATGTGGTACATTAAGAGTTATTTATGGATAGTGAGTAATTAAAGTTTTTCCCGCTCAGGTTTTGTGAAACACTGATTTtaaggaaagtgtgtgtgtgtgtgcatatgtgcacACAGACTGCcaatgtttatatgtgtataaacTCATGTCTCCCCTGTTGCTGTGTGGTAACTGCCGCAGTAGGCCACCCTGACTCACCCTATCACTGCATGACtcaatgtgttgtgtgtgatcATCTTCCTCTTTTATGTGATCTCATCCCACTTTTCTGTTCAAAACGGAAGCTTGTGCAAATCACATGAGTGCAACAGAGAAATGGGAATTGACTGATAGgcaactatatataaaaaaaagaaaaaatgaattgaatttttgacagttttcagCTGTATGTCAATATACTTGTCATGGTCTTTAAAGGACAGCTTGTTTCTTCCCTTGTTATTCGCTTCTTCTTTCTGATTCTCCTTGAATCGAATTATTAGGCTATAGATCTGATACATGTTATGGTATgagtgtaaaaaacaaaacaaaaaccaaaccgTGGATTTTGTGAACCATTCCAGCCCCaccatacatcatagcaggtctcactaccgTCTTGTGGACCTTCCCTTTCTCTTTTGATGCTATCCTTGAGTCACACATCACCCTACtctgcctgcactctcttcttcacctttcTTGTGCACTGTTCATTCTTTTGTATGGTTGACCCCAGGTAgttaaactcatccactttctctACCTCTACTCCTCCCAGCTTCACtgtaccacctgtctcactgctCCTGCTAACCTTCATccctcttcttccttccttccacctgtcccctactctcactacagataacaatatcatctgcaaacaacatagtcCACAGAGACAtcctttaaaaagaagaaaaaaaagagatgctgaGTAACAATTAGTGCTGCAACGAACTTAGCGTGAATCTCCCTCACCCGTGGCTGGTACATGCTTCCTCTTCAGGTGCTAATGCAGTGATGTCTTTGAAGGCGTTCATGTGAAGTGCTCCTGTACTTTTGACACaaatcatttttctctctgctaATGCCGCTCTCTTTCGTGTCTGCCTTCGGTCTGCCGTCACACAACcattgtgaacacacacaatagAAGCAGCATGGCAGTGTGAACCAGGTGCACTTTGTGTTTATAAAGACTGATAAATGTCACTCTGTTACTTCAGGGTAAGAAAGATGTGGCTCAGATCTTCAACAACATCCTGAGGCGTCAGATTGGCACTCGAACACCCACAGTGGAGTACCTCTGCACCCAGCAGAACATCCTCTTCATGCTGCTTAAAGGGtaagactcacacagacacacactgtacctggggctgtcacattatttatttatttttcctcttacCACACAAATTTGTGAAGCTATTGATCACGCTATGATAATTGCCTATAAATATCACAAGCTCATCTGACTCAGGTTGAGAGCAGCTTGTCTTTTAACCTGAAAAAGGGTTTTGATTCCCGGTTTTGTCTTCATGATGGCATGAGGCATCAAAGACGCTAAAGCCCTCTCCTGACAGCTATTCGTGTGAATGATTAGAATAGATTTGTGATAGAGTAAATAGATACACTATCAATGTGTAACAGGAAGGTTGTGActagcaaaactgtagtgtaaagcctAAAGCCTAGGAAAGCACTCTATGAATACATTACTAACTTGGGTTAATGGTTATGAGGTGTTAAATGGTCATTCCTTGTTGTCCTGGATCACAAGCTTTTGTAGTGAGTAAATGACCTTTAATGCAtagatatctatctataaattccagtgtgtgtgtgtgtgtgtgtgtgcgtgcgtgcgtgcgtgcgtgccgCTTGTAgtgattgatttcaaacttgacaggtgtcttgTTACAGGCACGAGTAAGTGCTGTGCCAAGTTTGACGTGGTTTGGATAAGTAATGCCAAATATATCCTTCAAAATatcggtaaaagaagcacacattggctttcaccgctctactgtagccactccccctctcactcacacagcactgtgagtgagacaaagTGCCGTGAAGTTGAGGCAGGTGAAAAACGCAGTGCTCGACTGGCAAGTGACACTGCATAGCAGACAAGGTGCTGTGAAGCTGAGGCAGACGACAAACACAGTGCCCCCCCCCACCAGCAGGTTCAGAGgagcttctttcctgcagctgtcacttTATGAATCCCCGGTGACAACCAATCAACTGTTATGCACCCATGTAGTTCAATGTAGTTTCCATGTTTATTGTGTgccattatgtcagtatcagtatttgctttctaccatacacataaaaaagtcacttaacttttgctgtgtaatggtaacaatgagcactcaaacacaccgacaatgactaaaaacacacacaaaaacagattttgcactAGTACAATAAAAAGACCAGTCAATGAGCAGAAACCTGACCCTAAATTGATTtcgatttcaaaataaacaacagtattTGCCGTCCTTTTTTGATCGTCTGCTCTGGCCATGCACCatgaagggaaagaaaaaaaaaaagccagaacGCATTGCGTTTCTTGTGACTCATCTGCTGTTAAAGTGAGAGTGATGTGAGAGGAGTGTTGTCGCGGTGCCATCGGCTGCCATCAGCAAACTAACTCGTCCACTGAGCTGAGGGACTGATGCCCCCTGtccgtttcttttctttggatAGTagttaaatagattttttgaccacacatttacattaacatcTCGTCATATAAAATTATATGTACCTACTCCATTCTGAAATAGTTAAACTCATCCACTTCCTCTACTCGTTGCAACTTCTCTTCACTTATTaatgaatactttttttgtCAGTTAAATGTGTATCTATTTATCTGAATCTGGCATCGTCTGACATGtcatataaagaaataaatcataaaatcaaaatgagtATATCACATGTGGGAAttcgggccacacggtggtgtagtggttagcactctcgccttgttcgagccccggttggaacaagggcctttctgcatggagcatgggttctctccgggttctccggcttcctcccacagtccaaaaaacatgcaatgtgggggataggtaaattggacactctaaattgaccataggagtgagtgtgagagtgaatggttgtttgtctctatctgtaccccctgcgaccctctggttgaggataaagcggtagatgatgactgactgactgacatgtggGAATTCGAAATCCAGGCCTCTCAGTGTAGTTCCAAAAAGTTCCCAAGAGCTCGTCCTGTCCTCTGTGTTGCCTTTCATAGGATGCTGTCTCCACCATCGCATTCATCCAGTCTGTCCAATTAGGAGACACACCAGTTTTCCAATGTCTTAAGATAATTCTGGCAGCTGTAACCAAGCCCATCGTAAtaagaaaatgttctttttgaaACATCTGGTATTTGAGATCTGTCCCTAGTAAACACATAGCATTTTTGTATACATCGCCTATGGTACAGTACATATACCCCTTGAGTGCTACTGCTTCCAGTGTACTGACATTTTACCGACACGAATGGCAGGATTAAAGTGCAATGAATCATATGGCTGTACAaattagggctgtaaagtcccagtcCACTGGTCCATTTATGAGTCGATTGGCTCGACTCAACTGAGTGAACTATTGTTTTTAgtagctctgtgtgtctgtctgtttgtgtttccacacttgcacttgccaatatgaccaacagaggccgacagaggcttgttgcgtgaatggggtgaagtgtGCCATCTCTGATTGATTGTTGTGTTTAATCGTGTGACTTTACTCAAGTGTTTTAAAGTAAGGCTTATGTTAGGCCTGAGGAACCGATTCTGAAAGTTAAGATGTGCAAccttacatttttctttatttaaatgtaatgtatttttttatttgtttttgctttgccaAAATATGTTAACTGGTCAAAATTCAACAATTTAAAACTTTTGTTGGTTGTTCATTTTAAGAGACATATGATTTTGACACTATTAATTTAAAACAGTACATTGCAATTTCTGCttttattaaagtaaatatcAGGAATACAGTGATAATGAGAGGAAATGCAATGTGCACCCCTACATGTTTTACTTGTGCTCCTAAAACTTTTGGTTAGAGGTCACTGtgctagtaaaaaaaaaaaaactaactctGGAGCCCTGATATTTAATTAATCATTTGCTCTTTAAAAACTTAACTTATAAATGttttgacaaaacaacatgaaatgaGAACAATGGACATCAAAATAAGTgattttgatgtcattttttgcATTCACTTAGGCAAAGTAAGGGACTCTTAAAGTGttctgagaaaacacacacatgcatgtgttgtgtGAGAACACAACTGTACTGTATTTAGATTTTCACCACTTCATGTATGTCTTACGTCAGTGCACCAGCAGATGTataaacagatgaataaatCATGTCCATTGTTTGTGATCTGTCCAGGTATGAGTCTCCAGAGATTGCCCTAAACTGTGGTATCATGCTGAGGGAGTGCATCAGACATGAACCGCTGGCCAAAATCACACTGTGTTCAGAGCAGTTTTACGACTTCTTTCGATATGTGGAAATGTCTACGTTTGACATCGCCTCAGACGCATTTGCCACTTTCAAAGTAAGTGATTTGACTAAATTTGACTAAATGCCGATACTAAATGTGATGTTGGCAGACTGATTGTGTTAGGAAATCggaaatcctgaaaatgtgttcatctccaacatataacaaggaaatgttgaaaatctcaatatttaacagtcgACTCTGCCCACGTCGAGGAGCTACTCtaataatggaaaaccatatcaaactgagtagagtcgagctgtggaaaagtgtcatttgacatgtctgacatgaaatcattACTGGTACTTTGCTGATTTTAGAAACTAGAATTGAATAGACGAGAGAAAATGTAGCATTTTATAAGCAATGTATTCAGTTAGAAATGATGTTTAATTAGCAACAAATAAGTTGTTGCACAGTAACCTctatttttatgttgtatttgtgtgttttgtgtaaggtgaccttgagtgtcgTAAATGCGCCAACAATGCTTCAGTGCTCCTTCATGACCTTTGTATTCCTCTACCTCTCAAGTTCATTCATTTCTAATActgtgccttttctttttttcaggacCTCCTCACAAGACACAAGCTGCTGAGTGCAGAGTTTCTGGAGCAGAATTATGACAGAGTAAGTCTGCACTCGACTCCAAACATCACTTTTAAAGCACAAtctgaatcattttatttttatataccaGTGTAGTGGCAGATAAAAACAATGACGAATAATTTATTAGTCTCACCTCGGTGGCCCTCATGCATGAAGTGTCTTATAAATTAATTTGTCAAGTGACGTGTACAAGTTGTGTATTCACTAGTTTTACCATGGTTAACCTGAATctgaaatactttattaatccctgggGGAAATTGTTTATATCACAGGTGCTCCTGACAGAACAAAGGTGTAAATACACCAAATAGTATAAAAATACCCTTTAAAAAGGcatagaaaaatataaatataacataaatataataatgtacatGATATGCATAGTAAGTCTCAAGTTTGGTAAATGACACAGGGAGGAGTTAAACAGCCAGAAATGACTCTGTTGTGCACTTTGAGAGAATGAGTGTTTGGCTGAAGGTGCTGCTGTGTCTGAGCAGCACAGTGTGGAGTGGCTGAGAGTCGTTATCTAGGATGCTGCTTAACTTTGACAACATCTGTCTCTCTGAGCCGACCATCAGGGAGTCAAACGCCTTTTAAATCTCCTCTTTGCTACAAGTCGCATAAAACTCGTCTGCTGTTACTGAAATTGTGTTACTTGTTTCATAACGATGaagctaaaataaaatactcttTTGTGGATCTGGAAACAGGGTTTTGTAATTTAATCTCGTCATATGGGGCAGGAAGAAGTGGAGCCTTGTAAAGCAatactagggctgcaattaccgcttattttcttgattcatctgttaattgtttggtccataaaatgttggaaatggTCTTTCCAAATCAAAGAACCTTTtttactgataaaaaaacacttgaactGATTAGTCAGTTATCAAAAAGGTGATGATTAATAAAGTAATCGATTATTAGTCAATTAACGgattagttgttgcagccctaactgTAATTGTGTTGAAGTTAGAAGTGGCTTTCTGAATCTGACAAAGCCATTGTACAACTGTAAGATTAACATTCCTTTTTTCTAATGATCACCTCATATACCAGTCTTTTGATAAGATGGGAAGACACTTTCTAATAACTTTAGGGGAACCAAACTTCTGACTAAAGGTTGTGAATAATTTGTCACAGGATCCTGTCCCTTATCCAAACCACTGcttgacacattttcttctcttcctcctcctccagttctTTAGTGAATATGAAAAGTTACTCCACTCAGAAAACTACGTGACTAAAAGACAGTCCCTCAAGGTAAGAATCTCACGTCTTACCAGTAAACAGGTTTCATCTAGTAGTGCAACTCTATTTAAAGATGGGGTTATGACAgagttgggtttctcttctgtTCTATTCTTTAGACGTGACCGCCATCTAGTGGTGTGTCCAAACCCTAGAATATTCTTAGGAGTGGTTATACTCTGTGTTGACTGTACTTTCCTGCatagttttaaatttaaatgtgtgcacaTTTCACTGAGTTCTaattgcttcttttcttttgtggcCTGATGTAGTTACTGGGTGAGCTGCTGCTCGATCGGCACAATTTCATCATAATGACGAAATACATCAGCAAACCAGAAAATCTCAAACTAATGATGAATCTGCTACGAGACAAAAGCCGCAACATTCAGTTTGAGGCCTTCCACGTTTTTAAGGTAAATGCATATAGTGTCCtcattaacaagcagttgataGGGATAGGTATCGTTAAGATAtcgttatatatgtatatcttaACGATACccatatagtatatatatacacatatatatgtatatgtatactatATGGGTATCGATACCTATCTCTATCAACTGCTTGTTGTTATCTGCGGCTGTGTTTGCACTTGAGGCAACGACTGTTGTTTGCATTTGGTGAAATATAACCAGACGTTGGACCGTTCTTGCTGTTAGGACTGGGGACTGGGGGTAGGACAGTCTGTGTTTGGATGGCAGGCTGGCACAGAGGCACACACAATTCTCTCCTCATGTGAACAGCGATAATCtgtcacagacaaacagcaaAATTCTTTCCAAAAACAGCGCTTAGTGATATAAGACTAGTTAAAAATGTCGTACCGGACCCATCTGTATTAGTTGATTGATTTGAATCATGTCTTCAGAGCAGAGAGCAGTATGTCAAAGTTATTCTTACTAAACAGAATGGGTCAGTCCTTGGTCCACTGCTGGGTGATAATAGAATAACTTTATATCACGACATCACTTTTCCTCGATATAAAAACAAGGCACACAAGTTAGAACGTCGACAGGACTCATCTCATCCACATTTTGACAGACACCCTGAACAGCCAATGATAATGAAAGAAACGGTGCTTTGAACCAATCATCTGGCTGGAAAAGCTGCAGCtatgtcatgtgaccagcaGGGGGAGGCACCAGTGCTCATGTTTTTATACACAGAGCGAGTTAAAAGAGAAAACTGTGGTGAAGTCACTTTCACAAGACTGTGTCGTAGCTCTCCCTGTAAAGCTAACGTGATGCCTGCACTACTGCAACAGCACACCCTAGTGTCTGACGCTGACGTCACATGTGCAGtcaccaaacaaaaacatggtgaaatcgAGCCTGGTTGACTGCAGACAGAGAGCTGAAGACGAGCTGTGgagtgtgtctttgtttattttgtgatggTTTGTTAAAACAATCTATTTTGAGCTctacaaagaagaagacacagCATGAAGGTAGTTCCTGGTGTTAAACTTATTTGGAACTGCTGTGAAGATTTGAACCTGTAATTAAATATCAGCTTTTATTAACCTGAGTTTATTTGCAGAACGTGCTCCAGTCGTCATGTTCAgctcaaaaataaacacattaaatcaaAGTAACCTTTTCCTATCATTACTTGTCACTTCAGAGTCACACACATGAACTGACATCACCAACAGCACATCCCTGCACACGTGTGTCCTCCCCAAGACTcgcggagccaggaatcaaacccacaaccttagAGTTGAACGACGTCTCGCTCAAACACTGGAGCTACCGTCGCCCcgtatataatattaatatcagcGCTTTTTTTCACAGTAACTTCGTGTTTATAACTAAAGGTTTCTACATCATAGATGAACGCATTGATCGGTGAAATCcttgttttcatgttattttccTCCTTTGCCACTATGGTTCAATATGTCAGGACCTCGTACAGAGACTGGACTGTCCCTCTTAAAATGGTGgatgttattttaattcattcatatcCTCTTCCTTCACAACCAGGTGTTTGTGGCCAACCCCAACAAGACGCAACCCATCCTGGACATCCTGCTGAAGAACCAGACCAAACTCATCGAGTTCCTCAGCAAGTTCCAGAACGACAGAACAGAGGACGAACAGTTCAACGATGAAAAGACTTACCTGGTCAAACAGATCAGGGACCTGAAGAGGCCCACCCCCCAGGAAGCCTGAGTAAAGTGCAGAGGTGGGccggggggggggaggggggaagagggaagaggaggagccacCAACAACACGCCTGGGAAAACTTTCAGACAGCATCTGCTTTACGGAACATTCAGCAGCTGCTCCTCTGGGTCctgaacaaaaaaatgaataaaactggtGAAGCAAATTAAAGTCCGACAAAAAATGCAGAAGTACCCGTATCAACTCATCAGGACGTCTCCAGCTCCTCTGTTCCTCAGAGAacttttgagttgttttttttttccagtcttttcaaaagaaataagtaaaaataatagATGCTGCTGCTTTCTTGCACATTGAGACGTCTAAAGTATATTACAACGACACAACAGGCCGTCATTGGTGGTGACATAAGAATGTCCACATGTTAAAATTGACTTTCCGtaagacacactcacacaccgaGTGACAAAAACAGGTTTACACACGTATGTATTAAaacatgcagatacacacatgtGCAAGAACATCAGCTAAAAACAACCGTGTGATGGAGACATGGGGACGGTACGAGCGAGTGGATGGTTGGTGTGTATTTGGTGCATGCGCACACATCCACGGCTGCACCCGGAGTCTGGCTCTCATCTTCAGTGACCACCATAGTCTGCATCTATGCCTTCATCCAATAAAGCAAGCGTGGTTGATATTACTGATGTAGTGGGGGGACAAGCACGTACCTGCTGTGCTTTGTTTACACAGCACCTGAGGAAGGAGGATGCAAGGTATGAATGTGGTGAAGCCTGAGAGTTGGGTCTGTATGTTGTACTGGGGCAGGGTTAACGTGTAcatatgcctttttttattcttttgcttTATAGACCTTTTGTTTAACCTtgacatatatgtatgtatatatatatatatatatatatatatatatatatatatatatatatatatacatatacatatacatataaaaccgTAAACGTCACGTTTTTGGTTAATTAACAATGAAATCACTTTGTAGCCCGtaacagaaacaacaaattagtgacattgtttttgctgaaatggttgctggtggtttctttTGTACATAACTTAAAGGGCCAGCTCATGTTTAGCTAACCTATAGGATATGAATCATTTGTACAGCGGTGGAATGTCATGGGTATTTGCTCTGGATCtgttcatcctcctcttctttttttattctatgtTTTGAGGATCTCTCAGACTGCTGCAGGTCTGTGAGAggaagcctgtgtgtgtgtgttcatgtgctttGTGAGGTGCTGAGTGATGGACATCAGCTGCGTGGCCCCGCGGTCACAGGCTGATCTCAGTCGGCATACATGTTCTTTCTTTCCCCCGTTTCTCCTTGTGTTTGAGCCGTTCTCCTCAGAAGGTTCGTGATTCCTGTACGAGTGTGAACATGGTGAGTAGCAGACGACATGTCTTCAGTTCCATAAATGACTCGGTCAATGTAAGGCTCCatatttaaatctgttaaaGAGGCTGCAGAGCACAGACGGCAGCACACTGACCATGCATGTTCCTCCACaggctgtgtgtgcatgatgcTAAAGACATactggatttttctttttcttttttttaatatttaacaacacTGAAATGTCTCATTGAGCTCAGCTTCATGGCTGTCTGCTGACTTTGACTGGAGTTGAAGCATTTATTGTGACGGTGCTTTCAGAAGTGTCAAAGGCCTGGGCCCTACAAtccaaataaagacaaaaaaaatttgGAATAAAATTCTAATGTGGTCTTTGTTTTGCTTAGTAGTTTTAGGTACCACGTTCCACTTGGTTTGTTACAGTAGGACAGGgtttcccatgggtccttgaaatccttgaaactACTTTCAAGACCTCTGGTTCACCAAACAAATTGACGAAGACTGGCTTGCCCAGGATTCCAAGGACGATCCTTTGGCCacatgcagagcgtgctgcaaactGAACGCCATGGGCGAAGCAGCTCTATCCTCACATCTTAAGCTGTGTTGTTACCACAGAGTATCATACATCGATGCATTAGTGCATCTGACGGtgttaaagtaaaagtatattGCAAAGTAGTTCAAAACCCAGAGGGTGAGTTTGAAGCCTCTGTCTTACTACAGAACAATATTTATATAGGAAATCTACAATATTAGAGTTAACAAGTtaagtaaaaaatattgatttagaCCTGAACAAATATCTGCTATATcctgtataatgtataataatataataaagtataataataatatataatgttggTTTAAGAAGAAAGTGGTACCCATCATTCTGATGAAGCTTATCAGAAAACTTACTAGGAGGTCGATATTGTCTCAGTGAAGCTATCACATTTTTTATCTCACATGGtttgacttattattattatcattaataataacaataacaacgataataataataataataataataatccaatctgccaaaccactttggGAGGAGGCCATAGACGC comes from Solea senegalensis isolate Sse05_10M unplaced genomic scaffold, IFAPA_SoseM_1 scf7180000017664, whole genome shotgun sequence and encodes:
- the cab39 gene encoding calcium-binding protein 39; amino-acid sequence: MPFPFGKSHKSPADIVKNLKDSMTVLEKHDISDKKAEKATEEVSKSLVAMKEILYGTNEKEPQTEAVAQLAQELYNSGLLGTLIADLQLIDFEGKKDVAQIFNNILRRQIGTRTPTVEYLCTQQNILFMLLKGYESPEIALNCGIMLRECIRHEPLAKITLCSEQFYDFFRYVEMSTFDIASDAFATFKDLLTRHKLLSAEFLEQNYDRFFSEYEKLLHSENYVTKRQSLKLLGELLLDRHNFIIMTKYISKPENLKLMMNLLRDKSRNIQFEAFHVFKVFVANPNKTQPILDILLKNQTKLIEFLSKFQNDRTEDEQFNDEKTYLVKQIRDLKRPTPQEA